From the genome of Nomia melanderi isolate GNS246 chromosome 14, iyNomMela1, whole genome shotgun sequence, one region includes:
- the LOC116427023 gene encoding facilitated trehalose transporter Tret1 isoform X1 — translation METLENEPTTSPTRSQENNAGCVVHCKSILAGLAAHSGQISVGLGQGFSAILIPQLLEKHFADTSETSWIASLGVVSNPLGSLIAGLCAEWFGRRSAIALASLPHAAGWLLIALSTNVPMLYVGRFISGIGMGMANGLYLYVSETAAPNQRAWLGSCGPVLVSLGVLMIYTLGAFTTWEKAAAISIGPAILSLALTRMIPETPGWLMARGRNEEAKESLLWLRGPGSTTDKEYEELCNSNLKRQESKESLTKALHMPSVWKPFLILLVFFALQQMSGIYIILFYAVTVLEDIDINDLNEYTASVGIGMIRLIASIVGAGLANSFGRKVLAFISGLGMAVSAVGVALTFRFKLPSTVSLVCIGGHVGSSMIGFLTLPWVMTSELYPLRFRGPLGGITTSLAQLLTFGTIKLYPDLRYMAGIEVIMWTFAGASILGTLFAIIILPETRGRSLDQIESNFSSKSEWNSTSQTLPTISAQSRNISLEKFASLSEEKQPHKISNAYAYDNLFLDLSHDDDGKSTKNSISDSDAKCNNAHTISLQHVYI, via the exons ATATTGGCAGGACTAGCCGCTCATTCCGGCCAGATATCGGTTGGCCTCGGACAAGGATTCAGCGCGATCCTGATCCCACAGCTCCTGGAGAAACATTTCGCCGACACGTCTGAAACATCGTGGATAGCGTCGCTTGGCGTCGTCTCGAATCCCCTGGGATCATTGATCGCAGGATTATGCGCGGAATGGTTCGGCAGGAGATCGGCTATTGCCCTGGCCAGCTTACCTCACGCTGCCGGCTGGTTGTTGATAGCGTTATCGACGAACGTGCCCATGTTGTACGTCGGCAGATTCATCAGTGGGATCGGCATGGGCATGGCGAACGGCCTTTACCTTTACGTCAGCGAG ACTGCAGCTCCAAATCAAAGGGCCTGGCTAGGAAGCTGTGGCCCAGTGTTAGTTTCACTTGGAGTCCTTATGATCTACACTCTGGGTGCATTCACCACATGGGAGAAAGCTGCAGCAATTAGCATCGGTCCAGCAATCCTTTCTTTAGCACTGACTCG CATGATTCCTGAGACTCCAGGATGGCTAATGGCTAGAGGACGAAATGAAGAAGCAAAGGAGTCGTTGCTATGGCTACGGGGACCTGGCTCGACCACAGATAAAGAATATGAAGAACTCTGCAACTCGAACCTGAAGAGGCAAGAGTCAAAAGAGAGTTTGACCAAAGCTCTTCACATGCCAAGTGTTTGGAAACCGTTCCTGATCCTTCTTGTCTTCTTCGCTCTGCAACAAATGTCGGGGATCtacataattctattttacGCTGTGACCGTTCTAGAAGATATTGATATCAACGACCTGAACGAGTATACTGCCAGCGTTGGTATCGGCATGATCAGATTGATCGCCTCCATCGTCGGTGCAGGTCTTGCCAACAGCTTTGGTAGGAAAGTGCTGGCCTTCATCAGTGGTCTAGGAATGGCAGTCTCTGCCGTAGGCGTTGCTCTGACCTTCAG GTTCAAACTACCATCAACAGTGTCCTTGGTATGCATTGGAGGCCACGTAGGATCTTCGATGATAGGATTtcttacattaccttgggtgatgACCTCAGAACTGTATCCACTGAGGTTCAGAGGACCATTAGGTGGCATAACTACCAGTTTAGCTCAACTCTTAACGTTTGGCACCATTAAACTATACCCAGACCTACGTTATATGGCAGGCATTGAAGTTATCATGTGGACCTTTGCTGGAGCTAGCATCCTAGGAACCTTATTTGCTATAATAATTCTGCCTGAGACCAGAGGCAGAAGCTTAGATCAAATAGAGAGTAACTTTTCCAGTAAATCAGAGTGGAACAGTACCAGCCAGACACTGCCCACTATTTCTGCACAATCAAGGAATATTTCTTTGGAAAAATTTGCCTCCCTTTCTGAAGAAAAGCAACCGCATAAAATATCTAATGCCTACGCTTATGATAATTTATTCTTAGATCTATCTCATGATGATGATGGAAAAAGtacaaaaaattcaatatccgacTCAGATGCAAAATGTAACAATGCTCATACTATCTCGTTGCAGCATGTTTACATCTGA
- the LOC116427023 gene encoding facilitated trehalose transporter Tret1 isoform X2, protein MITRAKFWWKLLQSGQQKGILAGLAAHSGQISVGLGQGFSAILIPQLLEKHFADTSETSWIASLGVVSNPLGSLIAGLCAEWFGRRSAIALASLPHAAGWLLIALSTNVPMLYVGRFISGIGMGMANGLYLYVSETAAPNQRAWLGSCGPVLVSLGVLMIYTLGAFTTWEKAAAISIGPAILSLALTRMIPETPGWLMARGRNEEAKESLLWLRGPGSTTDKEYEELCNSNLKRQESKESLTKALHMPSVWKPFLILLVFFALQQMSGIYIILFYAVTVLEDIDINDLNEYTASVGIGMIRLIASIVGAGLANSFGRKVLAFISGLGMAVSAVGVALTFRFKLPSTVSLVCIGGHVGSSMIGFLTLPWVMTSELYPLRFRGPLGGITTSLAQLLTFGTIKLYPDLRYMAGIEVIMWTFAGASILGTLFAIIILPETRGRSLDQIESNFSSKSEWNSTSQTLPTISAQSRNISLEKFASLSEEKQPHKISNAYAYDNLFLDLSHDDDGKSTKNSISDSDAKCNNAHTISLQHVYI, encoded by the exons ATATTGGCAGGACTAGCCGCTCATTCCGGCCAGATATCGGTTGGCCTCGGACAAGGATTCAGCGCGATCCTGATCCCACAGCTCCTGGAGAAACATTTCGCCGACACGTCTGAAACATCGTGGATAGCGTCGCTTGGCGTCGTCTCGAATCCCCTGGGATCATTGATCGCAGGATTATGCGCGGAATGGTTCGGCAGGAGATCGGCTATTGCCCTGGCCAGCTTACCTCACGCTGCCGGCTGGTTGTTGATAGCGTTATCGACGAACGTGCCCATGTTGTACGTCGGCAGATTCATCAGTGGGATCGGCATGGGCATGGCGAACGGCCTTTACCTTTACGTCAGCGAG ACTGCAGCTCCAAATCAAAGGGCCTGGCTAGGAAGCTGTGGCCCAGTGTTAGTTTCACTTGGAGTCCTTATGATCTACACTCTGGGTGCATTCACCACATGGGAGAAAGCTGCAGCAATTAGCATCGGTCCAGCAATCCTTTCTTTAGCACTGACTCG CATGATTCCTGAGACTCCAGGATGGCTAATGGCTAGAGGACGAAATGAAGAAGCAAAGGAGTCGTTGCTATGGCTACGGGGACCTGGCTCGACCACAGATAAAGAATATGAAGAACTCTGCAACTCGAACCTGAAGAGGCAAGAGTCAAAAGAGAGTTTGACCAAAGCTCTTCACATGCCAAGTGTTTGGAAACCGTTCCTGATCCTTCTTGTCTTCTTCGCTCTGCAACAAATGTCGGGGATCtacataattctattttacGCTGTGACCGTTCTAGAAGATATTGATATCAACGACCTGAACGAGTATACTGCCAGCGTTGGTATCGGCATGATCAGATTGATCGCCTCCATCGTCGGTGCAGGTCTTGCCAACAGCTTTGGTAGGAAAGTGCTGGCCTTCATCAGTGGTCTAGGAATGGCAGTCTCTGCCGTAGGCGTTGCTCTGACCTTCAG GTTCAAACTACCATCAACAGTGTCCTTGGTATGCATTGGAGGCCACGTAGGATCTTCGATGATAGGATTtcttacattaccttgggtgatgACCTCAGAACTGTATCCACTGAGGTTCAGAGGACCATTAGGTGGCATAACTACCAGTTTAGCTCAACTCTTAACGTTTGGCACCATTAAACTATACCCAGACCTACGTTATATGGCAGGCATTGAAGTTATCATGTGGACCTTTGCTGGAGCTAGCATCCTAGGAACCTTATTTGCTATAATAATTCTGCCTGAGACCAGAGGCAGAAGCTTAGATCAAATAGAGAGTAACTTTTCCAGTAAATCAGAGTGGAACAGTACCAGCCAGACACTGCCCACTATTTCTGCACAATCAAGGAATATTTCTTTGGAAAAATTTGCCTCCCTTTCTGAAGAAAAGCAACCGCATAAAATATCTAATGCCTACGCTTATGATAATTTATTCTTAGATCTATCTCATGATGATGATGGAAAAAGtacaaaaaattcaatatccgacTCAGATGCAAAATGTAACAATGCTCATACTATCTCGTTGCAGCATGTTTACATCTGA
- the LOC116427023 gene encoding facilitated trehalose transporter Tret1 isoform X3 has translation MYRRKIRRKIRTVANRGFKILAGLAAHSGQISVGLGQGFSAILIPQLLEKHFADTSETSWIASLGVVSNPLGSLIAGLCAEWFGRRSAIALASLPHAAGWLLIALSTNVPMLYVGRFISGIGMGMANGLYLYVSETAAPNQRAWLGSCGPVLVSLGVLMIYTLGAFTTWEKAAAISIGPAILSLALTRMIPETPGWLMARGRNEEAKESLLWLRGPGSTTDKEYEELCNSNLKRQESKESLTKALHMPSVWKPFLILLVFFALQQMSGIYIILFYAVTVLEDIDINDLNEYTASVGIGMIRLIASIVGAGLANSFGRKVLAFISGLGMAVSAVGVALTFRFKLPSTVSLVCIGGHVGSSMIGFLTLPWVMTSELYPLRFRGPLGGITTSLAQLLTFGTIKLYPDLRYMAGIEVIMWTFAGASILGTLFAIIILPETRGRSLDQIESNFSSKSEWNSTSQTLPTISAQSRNISLEKFASLSEEKQPHKISNAYAYDNLFLDLSHDDDGKSTKNSISDSDAKCNNAHTISLQHVYI, from the exons ATATTGGCAGGACTAGCCGCTCATTCCGGCCAGATATCGGTTGGCCTCGGACAAGGATTCAGCGCGATCCTGATCCCACAGCTCCTGGAGAAACATTTCGCCGACACGTCTGAAACATCGTGGATAGCGTCGCTTGGCGTCGTCTCGAATCCCCTGGGATCATTGATCGCAGGATTATGCGCGGAATGGTTCGGCAGGAGATCGGCTATTGCCCTGGCCAGCTTACCTCACGCTGCCGGCTGGTTGTTGATAGCGTTATCGACGAACGTGCCCATGTTGTACGTCGGCAGATTCATCAGTGGGATCGGCATGGGCATGGCGAACGGCCTTTACCTTTACGTCAGCGAG ACTGCAGCTCCAAATCAAAGGGCCTGGCTAGGAAGCTGTGGCCCAGTGTTAGTTTCACTTGGAGTCCTTATGATCTACACTCTGGGTGCATTCACCACATGGGAGAAAGCTGCAGCAATTAGCATCGGTCCAGCAATCCTTTCTTTAGCACTGACTCG CATGATTCCTGAGACTCCAGGATGGCTAATGGCTAGAGGACGAAATGAAGAAGCAAAGGAGTCGTTGCTATGGCTACGGGGACCTGGCTCGACCACAGATAAAGAATATGAAGAACTCTGCAACTCGAACCTGAAGAGGCAAGAGTCAAAAGAGAGTTTGACCAAAGCTCTTCACATGCCAAGTGTTTGGAAACCGTTCCTGATCCTTCTTGTCTTCTTCGCTCTGCAACAAATGTCGGGGATCtacataattctattttacGCTGTGACCGTTCTAGAAGATATTGATATCAACGACCTGAACGAGTATACTGCCAGCGTTGGTATCGGCATGATCAGATTGATCGCCTCCATCGTCGGTGCAGGTCTTGCCAACAGCTTTGGTAGGAAAGTGCTGGCCTTCATCAGTGGTCTAGGAATGGCAGTCTCTGCCGTAGGCGTTGCTCTGACCTTCAG GTTCAAACTACCATCAACAGTGTCCTTGGTATGCATTGGAGGCCACGTAGGATCTTCGATGATAGGATTtcttacattaccttgggtgatgACCTCAGAACTGTATCCACTGAGGTTCAGAGGACCATTAGGTGGCATAACTACCAGTTTAGCTCAACTCTTAACGTTTGGCACCATTAAACTATACCCAGACCTACGTTATATGGCAGGCATTGAAGTTATCATGTGGACCTTTGCTGGAGCTAGCATCCTAGGAACCTTATTTGCTATAATAATTCTGCCTGAGACCAGAGGCAGAAGCTTAGATCAAATAGAGAGTAACTTTTCCAGTAAATCAGAGTGGAACAGTACCAGCCAGACACTGCCCACTATTTCTGCACAATCAAGGAATATTTCTTTGGAAAAATTTGCCTCCCTTTCTGAAGAAAAGCAACCGCATAAAATATCTAATGCCTACGCTTATGATAATTTATTCTTAGATCTATCTCATGATGATGATGGAAAAAGtacaaaaaattcaatatccgacTCAGATGCAAAATGTAACAATGCTCATACTATCTCGTTGCAGCATGTTTACATCTGA